In a genomic window of Nostoc sp. UHCC 0870:
- the rcbX gene encoding RuBisCO chaperone RbcX, giving the protein MDLKQIAKDTAKTLQSYLTYQALRTVLAQLSETNPPLAYWLQNFSAGKIQDGEAYIEQLFSEQPDLALRIMTVREHIAEEVTEFLPEMVLTGIQKANIEKRRQHLERITSIDTYQPSPPAEQPTNLDTNLDNLSS; this is encoded by the coding sequence ATGGATCTCAAGCAAATTGCGAAAGACACAGCCAAGACTCTCCAAAGTTACCTGACTTATCAGGCACTAAGGACGGTTCTGGCACAGCTGAGCGAAACTAATCCTCCGTTGGCATATTGGCTGCAAAACTTCTCCGCAGGTAAAATTCAGGACGGAGAAGCATATATTGAGCAGCTTTTTAGTGAGCAGCCAGATTTGGCCTTACGAATTATGACTGTCAGAGAACACATTGCCGAGGAAGTTACAGAATTTTTACCTGAAATGGTTCTGACTGGCATTCAAAAAGCCAACATAGAAAAACGTCGCCAGCATCTAGAGCGGATTACAAGCATAGACACATACCAACCCAGTCCACCAGCAGAACAGCCAACCAACTTAGATACGAACTTGGATAACTTATCCAGTTAG
- a CDS encoding ligand-binding sensor domain-containing protein, translating to MAIGIVSQGNFAVVLFQKQTSLLITSMLLGLMVVPNISVKAQTTSKVDSVNPSDLAPSYPATAPPPRVAPLPDERELEERSVETDYRVSNLLADFAGNLWVGSWRGLSRIDPKTGKILARVSLPNTAIGALAQDKVGRLWVGSYEGLIRVEPRTNEITAQNLFLPSKRVLSLLVDKRGYLWTGTDNGLALISPDQGLIMTTLKNLPGVSANTLTLDADGQLWVGTLDGLVRVNTASALIMKRINDLPGTTVQALAISPEGLIWAGMPNNLLVINPKTGIVLRSVARLRGKNVTAVRFAQDGSVWVGTHNGLLRLNPNTGALLDEVAGLPSSRVLTLVPDVANKLWIGTSEGLAWLMPTMKSAKPHLAFSRAVK from the coding sequence ATGGCTATAGGTATTGTCTCTCAAGGGAATTTCGCCGTGGTATTATTTCAAAAGCAGACTAGTTTACTCATTACTTCAATGTTGTTGGGGTTAATGGTTGTGCCAAATATTTCAGTTAAGGCACAAACAACCTCTAAGGTTGATTCTGTTAATCCTTCTGACTTAGCCCCTTCTTATCCTGCAACTGCGCCACCGCCACGAGTCGCTCCCTTACCTGATGAACGGGAGTTGGAAGAGCGTTCAGTAGAAACTGATTATCGCGTTAGTAACTTACTAGCAGATTTTGCAGGTAATCTTTGGGTAGGTTCTTGGCGGGGATTATCTCGCATTGACCCTAAAACGGGGAAAATTTTGGCGCGTGTTAGTCTACCTAATACTGCCATTGGTGCTTTAGCGCAAGATAAAGTAGGGCGGTTGTGGGTAGGTAGTTATGAAGGGTTGATACGAGTAGAACCGCGTACTAATGAAATTACAGCCCAGAATTTATTTTTGCCTTCCAAGCGGGTTTTGTCATTGCTTGTTGACAAGCGGGGTTATTTGTGGACTGGAACTGACAATGGTTTGGCTTTAATTAGTCCTGACCAAGGTTTAATTATGACCACACTTAAGAATTTGCCTGGTGTGAGTGCCAATACTCTAACTTTAGATGCTGATGGTCAACTGTGGGTGGGAACTTTGGATGGTTTAGTGCGAGTTAATACCGCCAGTGCGTTGATAATGAAGCGAATCAACGATTTACCGGGGACGACAGTACAAGCTTTAGCTATTAGTCCAGAAGGGTTGATTTGGGCGGGAATGCCTAATAATTTACTAGTAATTAATCCCAAAACGGGGATAGTGTTGCGGTCTGTGGCTCGATTGCGAGGTAAGAATGTGACAGCCGTTCGTTTTGCTCAAGATGGTAGTGTGTGGGTAGGGACTCACAATGGTTTGTTACGATTAAATCCAAATACAGGCGCGTTGTTGGATGAAGTAGCGGGACTTCCCTCTAGTCGAGTGCTTACACTTGTACCCGATGTTGCCAATAAATTATGGATTGGCACAAGTGAAGGTCTAGCTTGGTTAATGCCGACTATGAAGAGTGCAAAACCTCATCTGGCTTTCAGTCGTGCTGTGAAATGA
- a CDS encoding HIT family protein, translating to MKQQKNQFSHLTAIERNYLSFPAQFLLNQNLLQGKILDFGCGFGNDVKLLQQKGFDITGYDPYYFPQYPHNKFDTIICFYVLNVLSPEEQANVMMEVAHLLKPGGKAYYAVRRDLKKEGFREHYVHKKPTYQCIVKLPFNSIYLDEMRELYEYIHYNHQRHSDNYCIFCNPRKNLNLLTESATAYAILDAYPISKGHVLVIPKRHVSNYFELPFPEQSACWLMVNKVQEIIKAEFTPDGFNVGMNINRAGGQNIMHTSIHIIPRYQGDSVGVKSGIRNVIPKKK from the coding sequence ATGAAGCAGCAAAAGAATCAATTCAGCCATCTTACGGCGATTGAAAGAAACTACCTGTCATTCCCTGCACAGTTTTTATTAAATCAAAATCTACTACAAGGCAAAATATTAGATTTTGGTTGTGGCTTTGGTAATGATGTTAAATTATTACAACAAAAAGGCTTTGATATTACAGGCTATGACCCTTACTATTTTCCCCAATACCCTCACAATAAATTTGATACGATAATTTGCTTTTATGTTTTAAATGTTTTATCTCCTGAAGAACAAGCGAATGTGATGATGGAAGTAGCCCATTTATTAAAACCAGGAGGTAAAGCTTATTATGCTGTTAGACGAGATCTGAAAAAAGAAGGTTTTAGAGAGCATTATGTGCATAAAAAGCCTACATATCAATGTATTGTAAAACTCCCCTTCAATTCCATTTATCTAGATGAAATGAGGGAATTATATGAATATATTCATTACAATCATCAGCGACATTCAGATAATTATTGTATATTTTGCAATCCACGTAAAAATCTAAATTTATTAACTGAATCAGCAACAGCCTATGCAATTTTAGATGCTTATCCTATCAGCAAAGGACACGTTTTAGTAATTCCTAAGCGTCATGTGAGTAATTATTTCGAGTTACCCTTTCCAGAACAATCTGCGTGTTGGTTAATGGTGAATAAAGTTCAAGAAATTATTAAAGCTGAATTCACACCTGATGGTTTTAATGTAGGGATGAACATCAACCGCGCTGGAGGGCAAAATATTATGCACACCAGTATTCATATCATCCCTCGTTACCAAGGTGATAGTGTTGGTGTAAAAAGCGGTATTAGAAATGTTATTCCTAAAAAGAAATAA
- a CDS encoding Uma2 family endonuclease encodes MVLQISPTEKKLNVTWEALPSDFILPDDPVENIQQPPLAAALTDALGSNGRIQPEMLIGSNFGLVATVNKKIVVKAPDWFYVPQVQPVATDVIRRSYTPHLEGAAVSVVMEFLSDTENGELSVRSSPPYGKLYFYEKILQVPTYVTYDPYEPILEVRCLQDEKYVLQPPDTNGYFWIPELELFLGIWQGERLCQTMNWLRWWDGAGNLLLWSSEQAEQERQRADRLAAKLRELGVDPDAIA; translated from the coding sequence ATGGTTCTACAAATCAGCCCTACTGAAAAAAAGTTAAATGTTACGTGGGAAGCACTCCCAAGTGATTTTATTTTACCTGACGACCCTGTGGAAAATATTCAGCAACCTCCTCTTGCAGCAGCACTGACAGATGCTTTAGGTTCTAACGGACGCATTCAACCCGAAATGCTCATCGGCTCTAATTTTGGACTAGTAGCGACAGTTAATAAAAAAATCGTTGTCAAAGCACCTGATTGGTTTTATGTACCGCAAGTACAACCTGTAGCAACTGATGTAATTCGTCGTAGTTACACACCCCATTTAGAAGGCGCGGCTGTGTCTGTGGTGATGGAATTTCTCTCAGATACGGAGAATGGAGAACTATCAGTACGCTCCAGTCCCCCATACGGTAAACTCTATTTTTATGAAAAGATTCTCCAAGTTCCCACCTACGTCACCTACGACCCCTACGAACCAATTTTAGAAGTACGGTGTTTGCAGGATGAAAAATATGTTTTACAGCCACCAGATACTAACGGGTATTTTTGGATTCCTGAGTTGGAGTTATTTCTGGGAATTTGGCAAGGTGAAAGACTTTGCCAAACTATGAATTGGCTACGGTGGTGGGATGGAGCAGGAAATTTATTATTGTGGAGTAGCGAACAAGCAGAGCAAGAACGTCAACGTGCGGATAGATTAGCTGCTAAGTTGCGTGAGCTAGGTGTTGACCCGGATGCGATCGCCTAA
- a CDS encoding form I ribulose bisphosphate carboxylase large subunit, whose amino-acid sequence MSYAQTKTQAKSGYQAGVKDYRLTYYTPDYTPKDTDILAAFRMTPQPGVPPEEAGAAVAAESSTGTWTTVWTDLLTDLDRYKGRCYDIEPVAGEDNQYIAYVAYPLDLFEEGSVTNMLTSIVGNVFGFKALRALRLEDLRIPVAYLKTFQGPPHGIQVERDKLNKYGRPLLGCTIKPKLGLSAKNYGRAVYECLRGGLDFTKDDENINSAPFQRWRDRFLFVAEAIHKAQAETGEIKGHYLNVTAPTCEQMLERAEYAKELKMPIVMHDYLTAGFTANTTLAHWCRKNGILLHIHRAMHAVIDRQKNHGIHFRVLAKTLRMSGGDHIHTGTVVGKLEGERGITMGFVDLLRENYVEQDKSRGIYFTQDWASMPGVMAVASGGIHVWHMPALVEIFGDDSVLQFGGGTLGHPWGNAPGATANRVALEACIQARNEGRNMAREGNDIIREAAKWSPELAVACELWKEIKFEFEAMDTV is encoded by the coding sequence ATGTCGTACGCTCAAACGAAAACTCAGGCTAAATCTGGGTATCAAGCCGGGGTTAAAGATTACAGACTAACTTATTACACACCTGATTACACACCTAAAGATACAGATATTCTTGCTGCTTTCCGGATGACTCCCCAACCCGGAGTTCCACCAGAAGAAGCAGGTGCTGCTGTAGCTGCTGAGTCTTCCACTGGTACTTGGACCACTGTATGGACAGACTTACTTACCGACCTAGATCGCTACAAAGGTCGTTGCTACGACATCGAACCAGTTGCAGGCGAAGATAACCAATACATCGCTTACGTTGCTTATCCTCTAGATTTGTTTGAGGAAGGCTCTGTCACCAATATGTTGACCTCTATTGTAGGTAACGTATTTGGTTTTAAAGCTTTGCGCGCATTGCGTCTAGAAGACTTACGGATTCCCGTAGCATACCTGAAGACTTTCCAAGGTCCTCCCCACGGTATTCAAGTTGAGCGTGACAAATTAAACAAATACGGTCGTCCTTTGTTGGGTTGTACAATCAAACCCAAATTAGGTCTGTCTGCTAAAAACTACGGACGTGCTGTATACGAATGTTTGCGTGGTGGTTTGGACTTCACCAAAGACGACGAAAACATTAACTCCGCACCTTTCCAACGTTGGCGCGATCGCTTCTTGTTTGTAGCAGAAGCAATCCACAAAGCACAAGCAGAAACCGGCGAAATCAAGGGTCACTACTTGAACGTCACCGCACCTACCTGCGAACAAATGCTGGAACGGGCTGAGTACGCTAAAGAACTCAAAATGCCCATCGTCATGCACGACTACCTGACCGCAGGTTTCACAGCTAACACCACCTTGGCTCATTGGTGTCGTAAGAACGGTATTTTGCTGCACATTCACCGTGCGATGCACGCCGTTATCGACCGTCAAAAGAACCACGGTATTCACTTCCGTGTATTAGCTAAAACCCTGCGGATGTCTGGTGGTGATCACATTCACACCGGTACAGTTGTTGGTAAATTGGAAGGTGAACGTGGTATCACAATGGGCTTCGTTGACCTGTTGCGTGAAAACTACGTTGAGCAAGACAAGTCTCGCGGTATCTACTTCACCCAAGATTGGGCTTCTATGCCTGGTGTAATGGCAGTTGCTTCCGGTGGTATCCACGTATGGCATATGCCCGCGTTGGTAGAAATCTTCGGTGACGACTCCGTACTACAATTTGGTGGTGGTACACTTGGTCACCCCTGGGGTAACGCTCCTGGTGCAACCGCTAACCGCGTAGCTCTGGAAGCTTGTATCCAAGCTCGTAACGAAGGACGTAACATGGCTCGTGAAGGTAACGACATTATCCGCGAAGCGGCTAAGTGGTCTCCTGAACTAGCCGTTGCTTGCGAACTGTGGAAAGAAATCAAGTTCGAGTTTGAGGCAATGGATACCGTCTGA
- the panB gene encoding 3-methyl-2-oxobutanoate hydroxymethyltransferase encodes MAITTQQLIQFKQQGRAIVALTAWDYAIAHILDAAGVDLILVGDSMAAVLGYKNTLPITLEEMLHHAKAVCRGVKRALVVVDLPFLTYQESIQQAIRSAGLVLKETGAQAVKLEGGYPAMVETVTRLVQAGIPVMGHVGLTPQSVHQLGLRQQGKTEETANRILNEAIALEQAGVFAIVLEHIPADLAMQITQKLTIPTIGIGAGSHCDGQVLVTSDILGLSEKQPPFAKVYTNLRETITKAVQDYATEVRDRKFP; translated from the coding sequence ATGGCAATTACTACCCAGCAATTAATTCAATTCAAACAACAGGGACGTGCAATTGTGGCGTTGACGGCATGGGATTATGCGATCGCTCATATCCTCGATGCGGCTGGTGTAGACTTAATCCTGGTGGGGGACTCGATGGCGGCGGTTCTGGGGTATAAAAATACTCTGCCAATTACTTTAGAAGAAATGCTGCACCATGCCAAAGCTGTATGTCGGGGGGTAAAACGTGCTTTGGTGGTGGTGGATTTGCCGTTTTTGACCTATCAAGAAAGTATCCAACAAGCAATCCGCTCGGCTGGACTGGTATTAAAGGAAACAGGAGCGCAAGCCGTCAAATTAGAAGGTGGTTATCCCGCAATGGTGGAGACGGTAACGCGGTTGGTGCAGGCGGGAATTCCGGTGATGGGTCATGTAGGTTTGACACCGCAGTCAGTACATCAGTTGGGTTTGCGACAACAGGGGAAGACTGAGGAAACAGCCAACAGAATTTTAAACGAAGCGATCGCACTAGAGCAAGCGGGTGTATTTGCGATCGTTTTAGAGCATATACCCGCAGATTTGGCAATGCAGATTACACAAAAACTTACCATTCCCACAATTGGTATTGGTGCAGGTTCTCATTGTGATGGTCAAGTTTTAGTCACTTCAGATATCCTGGGATTATCAGAAAAACAACCACCATTTGCCAAAGTCTATACAAATTTACGGGAGACAATCACTAAAGCTGTACAAGATTACGCCACAGAAGTACGCGATCGCAAGTTTCCATAA